A window of the Citrus sinensis cultivar Valencia sweet orange chromosome 9, DVS_A1.0, whole genome shotgun sequence genome harbors these coding sequences:
- the LOC102617640 gene encoding uncharacterized protein LOC102617640 isoform X2, which translates to MTKKRKNNGSADEDRHVKSVKVVEQSSPSPPRLGFENPLLPLANTYDDDDEEEEYGGRGDSGAKVGQNGRTGEDDDEDKDEDEDDLANGYGQGQRSRLVEVRRDCPYLDTVNRQVLDFDFEKFCSVSLSNLNVYACLVCGKYYQGRGQKSHAYTHSLEAGHHVYINLRTEKVYCLPDGYEINDPSLDDIRHVLNPRFTKEQVDQLDKNKLWSRALDGSDYLPGMGELEVVKEIPKNTISGNDQNTEKGSDGGDDHDNITTETSRMPFLMLGLDLPPPPLFKDVMEKNIIPQVPLFNILKKFDGETVTEVVRPHVARMRYRVTRLPKYMILHMRRFTKNNFFVEKNPTLVNFPVKNLELKDYIPLPTPKENEKLRSKYDLIANIVHDGKPEGGFYRVFVQRKSEELWYEMQDLHVSETLPQMVALSETYMQIYEQQQ; encoded by the exons ATGAcaaagaagaggaaaaataatgGTAGTGCTGATGAAGACAGGCACGTGAAGAGTGTGAAAGTGGTGGAGCAGTCGTCTCCGTCACCTCCTCGTTTGGGTTTTGAGAACCCTCTTTTGCCGTTAGCTAATACAtatgatgatgacgatgagGAGGAGGAATATGGTGGCCGAGGAGATAGTGGAGCAAAAGTTGGACAAAATGGTCGTACGggtgaagatgatgatgaagataaggatgaggatgaggatgaCTTGGCTAATGGATATGGTCAAGGGCAGCGAAGCAGACTTGTTGAAGTGCGGAGGGATTGCCCTTATCTTGATACTGTTAATCGCCAG gttttggattttgattttgagaagtTCTGCTCTGTTTCTCTTTCAAACTTAAATGTGTATGCGTGTTTGGTTTGTGGTAAGTATTACCAAGGAAGAGGGCAGAAATCTCATGCATATACTCATAGCTTGGAAGCAGGACACCATGTTTACATCAATCTTCGAACAGAGAAAGTTTATTGCCTTCCTGATggttatgaaattaatgaccCTTCACTGGATGATATTCGGCATGTTCTAAATCCAAG GTTTACCAAGGAGCAAGTAGATCAGCTTGACAAAAATAAGCTATGGTCTAGGGCTTTGGATGGTTCGGACTATCTTCCTGGAATG GGGGAGCTGGAAGTTGTGAAGGAGATTCCTAAAAATACCATCAGTGGTAATGACCAGAATACTGAAAAAGGTTCAGATGGGGGAGATGATCATGATAACATTACTACAGAAACTTCTAGGATGCCGTTCTTGATGCTTGGTCTGGATTTGCCCCCGCCACCTCTTTTCAAAGATGTGatggagaaaaatattatacccCAG GTTCCATTATTTAACATATTGAAGAAGTTTGATGGGGAAACAGTTACAGAGGTTGTCCGGCCACATGTGGCAAGGATGAGATACCGCGTCACAAGATTACCAAAATACATGATCCTTCACATGCGACGCTTTACAAAGAATAACTTCTTTGTGGAGAAGAACCCAACATTGG TCAACTTTCCGGTGAAAAATTTGGAATTGAAGGACTACATACCTTTGCCAACACCAAAAGAGAATGAGAAACTGCGTTCCAAGTATGATCTAATTGCAAACATCGTTCATGATGGTAAACCTGAGGGAGGATTCTACAGGGTTTTTGTGCAGCGGAAGTCAGAAGAACTATG GTATGAGATGCAGGATTTGCATGTTTCAGAAACTCTTCCTCAAATGGTCGCTCTTTCGGAGACTTATATGCAGATTTACGAGCAGCAGCAATAG
- the LOC102617640 gene encoding uncharacterized protein LOC102617640 isoform X1 — translation MTKKRKNNGSADEDRHVKSVKVVEQSSPSPPRLGFENPLLPLANTYDDDDEEEEYGGRGDSGAKVGQNGRTGEDDDEDKDEDEDDLANGYGQGQRSRLVEVRRDCPYLDTVNRQVLDFDFEKFCSVSLSNLNVYACLVCGKYYQGRGQKSHAYTHSLEAGHHVYINLRTEKVYCLPDGYEINDPSLDDIRHVLNPRFTKEQVDQLDKNKLWSRALDGSDYLPGMVGLNNIKETDFVNVTIQSLMRVTPLRNFFLIPENYRHCKSPLVHRFGELTRKIWHARNFKGQVSPHEFLQAVMKASKKRFRIGVQSNPVEFMSWLLNTLHSDLRNTKKNTSIIYECFQGELEVVKEIPKNTISGNDQNTEKGSDGGDDHDNITTETSRMPFLMLGLDLPPPPLFKDVMEKNIIPQVPLFNILKKFDGETVTEVVRPHVARMRYRVTRLPKYMILHMRRFTKNNFFVEKNPTLVNFPVKNLELKDYIPLPTPKENEKLRSKYDLIANIVHDGKPEGGFYRVFVQRKSEELWYEMQDLHVSETLPQMVALSETYMQIYEQQQ, via the exons ATGAcaaagaagaggaaaaataatgGTAGTGCTGATGAAGACAGGCACGTGAAGAGTGTGAAAGTGGTGGAGCAGTCGTCTCCGTCACCTCCTCGTTTGGGTTTTGAGAACCCTCTTTTGCCGTTAGCTAATACAtatgatgatgacgatgagGAGGAGGAATATGGTGGCCGAGGAGATAGTGGAGCAAAAGTTGGACAAAATGGTCGTACGggtgaagatgatgatgaagataaggatgaggatgaggatgaCTTGGCTAATGGATATGGTCAAGGGCAGCGAAGCAGACTTGTTGAAGTGCGGAGGGATTGCCCTTATCTTGATACTGTTAATCGCCAG gttttggattttgattttgagaagtTCTGCTCTGTTTCTCTTTCAAACTTAAATGTGTATGCGTGTTTGGTTTGTGGTAAGTATTACCAAGGAAGAGGGCAGAAATCTCATGCATATACTCATAGCTTGGAAGCAGGACACCATGTTTACATCAATCTTCGAACAGAGAAAGTTTATTGCCTTCCTGATggttatgaaattaatgaccCTTCACTGGATGATATTCGGCATGTTCTAAATCCAAG GTTTACCAAGGAGCAAGTAGATCAGCTTGACAAAAATAAGCTATGGTCTAGGGCTTTGGATGGTTCGGACTATCTTCCTGGAATG GTGGGTCTGAATAACATCAAGGAGACTGATTTTGTGAATGTCACAATTCAATCTCTAATGAGAGTTACCCCATTAAGGAACTTCTTCCTTATCCCTGAAAATTACCGGCACTGCAAATCTCCACTTGTTCATCGTTTTGGAGAACTTACTAGGAAGATTTGGCATGCTCGAAATTTTAAAGGACAG GTCAGCCCACATGAGTTTCTACAAGCAGTTATGAAAGCCAGTAAGAAACGGTTTCGAATAGGTGTACAGTCCAACCCTGTTGAATTCATGTCATGGCTTCTTAACACACTGCATTCAGATCTTagaaatacaaagaaaaatactagCATCATATATGAGTGCTTTCAG GGGGAGCTGGAAGTTGTGAAGGAGATTCCTAAAAATACCATCAGTGGTAATGACCAGAATACTGAAAAAGGTTCAGATGGGGGAGATGATCATGATAACATTACTACAGAAACTTCTAGGATGCCGTTCTTGATGCTTGGTCTGGATTTGCCCCCGCCACCTCTTTTCAAAGATGTGatggagaaaaatattatacccCAG GTTCCATTATTTAACATATTGAAGAAGTTTGATGGGGAAACAGTTACAGAGGTTGTCCGGCCACATGTGGCAAGGATGAGATACCGCGTCACAAGATTACCAAAATACATGATCCTTCACATGCGACGCTTTACAAAGAATAACTTCTTTGTGGAGAAGAACCCAACATTGG TCAACTTTCCGGTGAAAAATTTGGAATTGAAGGACTACATACCTTTGCCAACACCAAAAGAGAATGAGAAACTGCGTTCCAAGTATGATCTAATTGCAAACATCGTTCATGATGGTAAACCTGAGGGAGGATTCTACAGGGTTTTTGTGCAGCGGAAGTCAGAAGAACTATG GTATGAGATGCAGGATTTGCATGTTTCAGAAACTCTTCCTCAAATGGTCGCTCTTTCGGAGACTTATATGCAGATTTACGAGCAGCAGCAATAG
- the LOC107178730 gene encoding cytochrome b561 and DOMON domain-containing protein At5g47530-like, with product MVGSQSLVAYRNPNGILKAYTSPVMSYGTKLQEGNLSFQVPKISADFSNNEMIIYATIVLPKNMTTVSHVWQEGPVRSDNHLGMHSLGGDNVKSMGTLDLLSGKVTTTKGGTSGTLHFKQVHGIINAASWGFLMPVGAITARYMKVFQSADPAWFYAHIICQSSAYLLGIAGAGTGIYLGNKSHGIQHSTHRTIGILLLVLGFIQVLALKLRPKKEHKYRIWWNFYHHSVGYAIIILSIFNIFEGFNILNPLKIWRLVYACVLIVLGAIAVILEVVTWVIVIRRRRRIENPASNITAVA from the coding sequence ATGGTCGGCTCTCAATCTCTTGTAGCCTACCGTAACCCTAACGGAATCTTGAAGGCATACACATCGCCGGTGATGAGTTATGGCACCAAATTACAAGAGGGAAACTTGAGCTTTCAGGTTCCCAAGATTTCAGCAGACTTTTCCAATAACGAGATGATAATATACGCAACGATAGTGCTTCCAAAGAACATGACCACAGTGAGCCACGTGTGGCAAGAAGGTCCTGTACGTAGTGACAATCACCTCGGCATGCATTCTCTAGGAGGCGACAATGTCAAATCAATGGGTACTTTGGATCTTCTTTCCGGGAAAGTTACGACTACCAAAGGAGGAACCTCGGGTACTCTTCATTTCAAGCAGGTTCATGGAATCATAAACGCGGCTAGTTGGGGCTTCTTGATGCCAGTGGGTGCTATTACTGCCAGGTACATGAAGGTCTTCCAATCAGCTGATCCCGCTTGGTTTTATGCTCACATCATATGCCAATCCTCGGCTTACTTACTTGGTATTGCCGGAGCGGGGACAGGAATTTACCTTGGCAACAAATCTCATGGCATTCAACATTCCACTCACAGGACTATTGGGATACTACTTCTCGTTCTTGGCTTCATTCAGGTTCTTGCGTTGAAACTGAGACCAAAGAAGGAGCACAAGTACAGAATTTGGTGGAATTTTTACCACCATTCTGTTGGATACGCCATCATAATATTAAGCATCTTCAACATCTTTGAgggttttaatattttgaaccCTTTGAAGATTTGGCGCTTGGTGTATGCTTGTGTTCTTATTGTCTTGGGAGCCATTGCCGTTATTTTGGAAGTAGTAACTTGGGTCATTGTCATAAGGCGGCGGAGAAGGATTGAGAATCCTGCAAGCAATATCACAGCAGTAGCATGA